In a single window of the Papaver somniferum cultivar HN1 chromosome 8, ASM357369v1, whole genome shotgun sequence genome:
- the LOC113305059 gene encoding glucan endo-1,3-beta-glucosidase, acidic-like, translating into NVLSYNDVQYRYISVGNEIDIPHSPVSNLILPGIRNLHNALRAAGNNTPVSTTIATSLVVDAFPPSNGRFSDGSRDIMRSIVEFLVANRSPLLVNVYPYFAYSLNQQQIQLDYANFTANRVVVTDSNNGLQYRNLFDALTDATYSAIEKVGGWGVDIVITESGWPSAENGNIATIQNASTYINNLISHVSGTSGTPKRPGKSIETYIFALFNENIKPGARDEQHFGLYYPDMREVYPVTFR; encoded by the coding sequence AATGTGCTTTCATACAATGACGTTCAGTATCGGTACATTTCAGTTGGAAATGAAATCGATATTCCTCACTCTCCAGTGTCAAATCTCATTCTTCCCGGTATCAGAAATCTTCATAATGCACTTAGAGCTGCTGGGAACAATACTCCAGTAAGTACAACTATTGCTACTAGTTTGGTTGTAGATGCATTTCCTCCCTCAAACGGTCGATTTTCGGATGGCTCTCGGGACATAATGAGATCAATTGTGGAGTTTTTGGTAGCTAACAGGAGTCCTCTTCTTGTTAATGTCTATCCTTACTTCGCCTACAGCTTAAACCAACAACAGATCCAATTGGATTATGCAAATTTTACGGCAAATCGGGTTGTCGTAACAGACAGCAATAACGGATTGCAATACAGGAACCTATTTGATGCTTTAACAGATGCTACATATTCGGCCATCGAGAAGGTTGGTGGATGGGGTGTCGATATTGTCATCACCGAAAGTGGATGGCCATCTGCTGAAAATGGAAATATTGCAACGATCCAAAACGCTAGTACCTACATAAATAATTTGATATCGCACGTATCGGGAACGTCTGGAACCCCAAAGAGGCCAGGGAAGAGCATAGAAACTTATATATTTGCGCTTTTTAACGAGAACATCAAACCAGGCGCCAGGGATGAGCAGCATTTTGGGTTGTACTACCCTGATATGAGAGAAGTCTACCCTGTCACCTTCCGTTAA
- the LOC113306594 gene encoding glucan endo-1,3-beta-glucosidase-like, translated as MESMILFYKISFFVVLLVSSNIFAEAGNAGVNYGRNGNNLPSPTEVVKLLRSRNVDRIRLFSPDSDALNALQGSGIQVVLGVPNPDVQRIGNDPEFARNWVNNNVLAFNDVQFRYISVGNEIEIPSAAASNAILPAMKNLNDALTAAGKTIAVSTTIKFSLVEESSPPSNGRFSGGSESIMRSIVEFLVANGSPLLVNIYPYFAYNDNQQQIQLDYALFTADRVVVTDNGLQYMNLFDAMTDAAYAAIEKVGGSNVDIVIAESGWPSGENGNIATIPNAQTYVNKLISHVSGTSGTPKKPGKSIETYIFALFNENMKDGLPTERHFGLYFPDMTEIYPVNFL; from the exons ATGGAGTCAATGATTTTGTTTTACAAAATTTCCTTCTTTGTGGTACTTCTCGTTTCATCGAATATATTTGCTG AAGCGGGAAATGCTGGTGTGAACTATGGAAGGAACGGGAACAACCTACCGTCCCCGACTGAAGTCGTTAAGCTCTTAAGATCGAGAAACGTAGACCGTATTCGTCTTTTTAGTCCAGATTCTGATGCCCTAAATGCCCTACAAGGGTCGGGAATCCAAGTTGTACTTGGTGTTCCTAACCCAGATGTCCAAAGGATAGGAAATGATCCAGAATTCGCCAGAAACTGGGTTAATAACAATGTGCTTGCATTCAATGACGTCCAATTTCGATATATTTCAGTTGGAAATGAGATAGAAATTCCTAGCGCTGCAGCGTCCAATGCCATTCTTCCCGCTATGAAAAATCTCAATGATGCACTTACAGCTGCTGGGAAAACAATTGCAGTAAGTACAACTATCAAGTTTAGTTTGGTTGAAGAATCGTCCCCTCCCTCTAATGGTCGATTTTCCGGTGGTTCTGAGAGCATAATGAGATCAATAGTGGAGTTTTTAGTAGCCAACGGGAGTCCTCTCCTCGTAAATATCTATCCTTACTTCGCATACAATGATAACCAACAACAAATACAGTTGGATTATGCATTGTTCACGGCAGATAGAGTTGTCGTAACAGATAACGGACTGCAATACATGAACCTGTTTGATGCTATGACCGATGCAGCATATGCAGCGATCGAGAAGGTTGGTGGATCTAATGTCGATATTGTCATCGCCGAAAGTGGATGGCCATCCGGTGAAAATGGAAACATTGCAACAATTCCAAATGCTCAAACATATGTTAATAAGTTGATTTCACACGTATCGGGAACATCTGGAACCCCTAAGAAGCCAGGGAAGAGCATAGAGACTTATATATTTGCCCTTTTTAACGAGAATATGAAGGACGGCCTTCCAACTGAGCGACATTTTGGCTTGTACTTCCCTGATATGACAGAAATCTATCCTGTTAACTTCCTTTAG
- the LOC113303261 gene encoding probable glucan endo-1,3-beta-glucosidase BG1: MSGNVGVNYGRQGNNLPSPAAVINLIRSRNISRIRLFSPDSDVLNALRGTGIGVVLNVPNPDIQRIGTDPDFAGDWI; the protein is encoded by the exons ATGTCAG GAAATGTTGGTGTAAACTATGGAAGGCAAGGAAACAACTTACCGTCTCCAGCTGCAGTCATTAACCTGATAAGATCAAGAAACATAAGCCGCATTCGTCTTTTTAGTCCAGATTCAGATGTTCTAAATGCTTTACGAGGGACAGGAATCGGAGTCGTACTTAATGTCCCAAACCCAGATATTCAGAGGATAGGAACTGATCCAGATTTTGCTGGAGACTGGATTTAG